From one Brachypodium distachyon strain Bd21 chromosome 4, Brachypodium_distachyon_v3.0, whole genome shotgun sequence genomic stretch:
- the LOC100841153 gene encoding exocyst complex component SEC3A, with amino-acid sequence MARSSADDMELKRACEAGILSKEKAPEQVVMCLRVAKGRGTWGKAGKLNSRHMAKPRVLAVTTKMKGQKTKAFLRVLKYSNGGVLEPAKVYKIKHLHKVEVVANDPSGCTFLLGFHNLRSQSVSPPQWTMRNKDDRNRLLMCILNMCKEILGGIPKVAGMDIVEMAIWAKENTTTKVTQVGTKDGPIESVVLEADSQVAVEKDLVSQAEEEDIEALLGTYVMAIGEAEAFSERMKRELVGLESANVYALMETESVVEEVLQGLEIASICVEDMDEWLGIFNIKLRHMREDIQSIEWRNNRLELQSESNVALIDELDKLLVLLQIPPEYEESLTGGSFDEGNMVKNIEACEWLTSAIKNLEASNMDPCYVKLRAVREKRAEFVLLKCTFVRRASEFLRNYFPGLIDFMLNDKGNFSQKGQLQRPDHADMRFKCRTYARLLQFIKSLDKSCLTPLRKAYCHSLNLLIRREAREFSNELRNSSKASKSSTPSFEGPAGANQPAGVTDSPGDAYSKMITNFIPLLVDECLFLAHFMCFEVGALDTSDSSNALTESNSTSQSTSEASGISVKPSSSSADLGVLNDCLKELLDGIQEDFYGLVDWAFKLDPLSCISMHGITERYLSGQKAEVAGYVQVLLDDLETRITILFSRFVDDACYQIEKYERNVRQVGVVPYIPRFSQLAARMEQYINGTRDLVDQAYTKIVSIMFVTLEKIAQVEPKYVDIVLLENYAAFQHSLYDLANVVPTLAKYYHQASEAYEQACSRHINLVIYIHFEKLFQFARKIEELMYNMSPEEIPFQVGMSKVDFRKMLKSSLTGLDKTINAMYRKLQKNITAEELLPSLWEKCKKEFLDKYATFLKLISKIYPNETVTSVNEMREILSSL; translated from the exons ATGGCGCGATCGAGCGCGGACGACATGGAGCTGAAGCGCGCGTGCGAGGCGGGCATCCTGAGCAAGGAGAAGGCCCCCGAGCAGGTGGTGATGTGCTTGCGCGTCGCCAAGGGCCGCGGCACCTGGGGCAAAGCCGGCAAGCTCAACTCCCGCCACATGGCCAAGCCCCGCGTCCTCGCCGTCACCA CCAAGATGAAAGGGCAGAAGACCAAGGCGTTCCTGCGCGTTCTCAAGTATTCCAATGGTGGAGTCCTCGAG CCAGCAAAAGTGTACAAGATAAAACATCTCCACAAGGTCGAGGTCGTTGCCAATGATCCCAGCGGCTGCACATTTCTCttg GGGTTTCATAACCTGAGGAGCCAGAGTGTTTCGCCTCCTCAGTGGACGATGCGCAACAAAGACGACAG GAACCGTCTCCTCATGTGTATTCTCAACATGTGCAAAGAGATATTGGGTGGCATCCCCAAGGTTGCTGGCATGGACATCGTGGAGATGGCTATCTGGGCAAAG GAGAACACTACAACAAAGGTTACACAGGTGGgaacgaaagatggacccatcGAATCGGTAGTGTTAGAGGCTGACTCACAAGTTGCTGTTGAAAAGGACCTGGTTTCACAAGCTGAAGAAGAGGATATTGAGGCTCTCCTTGGCAC CTATGTCATGGCCATTGGTGAAGCAGAAGCATTTTCAGAAAGGATGAAGCGTGAACTTGTAGGTCTTGAATCTGCAAACGTTTATGCCCTTATGGAAACAGAATCTGTTGTGGAAGAG GTATTGCAGGGCTTAGAAATAGCTAGTATATGTGTTGAAGATATGGATGAATGGCTTGGTATTTTCAATATAAAGCTCAGGCATATGAGGGAGGATATACAATCT ATAGAATGGCGTAATAATAGGTTGGAGCTGCAATCTGAAAGTAATGTGGCATTAATTGATGAGCTTGACAAATTGCTTGTACTCTTGCAAATACCACCCGAG TATGAGGAATCGTTAACTGGAGGTTCATTCGACGAGGGGAATATGGTCAAGAACATAGAGGCCTGTGAATGGCTGACCAGTGCTATAAAGAACCTAGAAGCATCCAATATGGATCCATGCTATGTAAAATTGCGTGCT GTTAGAGAAAAACGTGCAGAATTTGTACTTCTGAAGTGCACATTTGTTCGGAGGGCATCGGAATTTTTAAGGAATTACTTCCCTGGTTTGATTGATTTTATGCTAAATGATAAGGGCAACTTCTCTCAG AAAGGGCAACTGCAGAGGCCTGACCATGCTGATATGAGGTTCAAATGCAGGACTTATGCTCGGCTTCTACAATTCATCAAG AGTCTGGACAAAAGTTGTTTGACCCCTTTACGGAAAGCTTACTGCCATTCTCTTAACTTGCTAATTCGACGGGAG GCCCGTGAATTTTCTAATGAGCTACGAAATAGTTCAAAAGCATCAAAGAGCAGTACACCATCATTTGAAGGTCCTGCCGGTGCGAATCAGCCAGCTGGTGTTACAGATAGCCCTGGAGACGCGTATTCCAAGATGATTACTAATTTTATTCCACTTCTTGTTGATGAG TGCTTGTTCCTGGCACATTTCATGTGCTTCGAAGTTGGTGCATTGGATACTTCAGATAGTAGCAATGCTCTCACAGAGTCAAATAGCACTTCTCAGAGCACTTCCGAAGCATCTGGGATTAGTGTAAAACCAA GTAGCAGTTCAGCCGATTTGGGAGTTCTAAACGACTGCCTAAAGGAGTTGCTTGATGGTATTCAG GAGGACTTCTATGGTTTAGTCGACTGGGCATTCAAGCTAGACCCGTTGAGTTGTATTTCAATGCACGGCATAACTGAGCGCTATCTTTCTGGTCAGAAGGCAGAGGTCGCAGGATACGTGCAAGTCCTGCTTGATGACTTGGAGACAAGAATAACCATTTTGTTCAGCAGG TTCGTTGATGATGCCTGTTACCAGATTGAAAAGTATGAGCGCAATGTACGACAAGTTGGAGTCGTTCCTTATATTCCCAG ATTTTCTCAACTTGCAGCACGTATGGAGCAGTATATCAATGGAACGAGGGATCTAGTTGACCAGGCATATACTAAAATT GTGAGCATTATGTTTGTGACGCTGGAGAAAATAGCTCAAGTGGAGCCCAAATATGTTGATATTGTACTCTTGGAGAATTATGCAGCTTTCCAGCACAG TCTATATGATCTAGCAAATGTTGTGCCAACACTTGCTAAATATTATCATCAAGCCAGTGAAGCTTATGAACAAGCCTGCTCGCGCCATATAAATCTGGTTATATATATT CACTTTGAAAAATTATTCCAGTTTGCTCGGAAAATTGAGGAACTGATGTACAACATGAGTCCTGAGGAG ATACCATTCCAAGTTGGAATGTCGAAGGTAGATTTCCGCAAGATGCTAAAGTCCAGCCTAACTGGT CTGGACAAAACAATCAATGCAATGTATAGGAAATTACAGAAGAATATAACCGCGGAAGAGTTGCTACCTTCTCTATGGGAAAAATGCAAG AAGGAGTTTCTCGACAAGTACGCAACCTTCCTCAAACTGATTTCCAAAATATATCCCAACGAAACAGTGACATCTGTGAATGAGATGAGGGAGATCCTATCTTCTCTCTAG